GGAATTCTGGTCAATAATATCGCCACCGGAGACTTCGACACCGAGCGTCTTCGCGCCCTGTTCGAAAACCGCGCCAAAAAGCAGGGTATTACTCCAGAACAGGCTCGCGCCGCCCAGGAATCGGCTATTCCCCTGGGCAGGCTTGGCCGTCCCGAGGAACTTGCATGGCTGGTGACTTTTCTTGCCAGCGAGCGGGCGTCCTTCATCACTGGCGCCACCATTCAAGTGGACGGAGGAGCATCGAGCGGACTTTGGTAAAAAGAAGGAGACAGGAGTCAGGAGCCAGAATTAATGATTGTTTTTCGCAGAGACGCAGAGAAAAAAAGAGAGAAGACAGACAAAAAATTTTTCTCTCGCAAAGTTCGCGAAGTTCGCAAAGAAAAATAAAACAAAAGCAACAATAAAAAGTTGCATTATGCTATGAAATGATTTATAATGGTAGCAAAACGTTATAATTGCAGGGTATGGAGGTGAACGCTATGGCAACAGCAGTGAGAATATCTGAAGAACTTGTCAATGAGGCAAAAAAATTTAGCCGGATAGACCATAGATCCTTAACAGGCCAGATTGAACATTGGGCTCGCATGGGTAAATGTGCTGAGGAAAATCCAGATTTAACTTTTTCGCTCATCAAAGAAATTTTAATTGGAGTAGAAGAATTGGAGCAAGGCGAAAAGTCTGAATATAAATTTGGAAAATGACATGAAAATATACCAATCAAGGTCTTTTGAGAAAAAGATAAAGAGAATACATAAAGGAGAAAAAGAAATAGTAGATCAGGAAATAAGAAATATTGCAAATAATCCTTCTATTGGAGTTGAAAAGAAAGGAGGTCTAAGGGGAATATTTGTTCACAAATTCAAAATTAAAACCTCTGAGTATCTTCTTGCTTATCGAATCATTGGAGAGGATTTGGAGTTAATCATGATTGGTCCACATGAAAATTATTATCGAATGTAGGAGGTGTCATGGTTACCATTCATCCACAGTACGTAGTTGACCAGAATCAGCAGCGTAAGGCGGTACTTCTCCCGCTGGCTGAATGGGAGCGGATTGTCGAAGATCTCGAGGAACTCGATGATATCAGGGCCTATGATGAAGCGAAGTCGGGCTCGCAGGAAACCGTTCCTTTTGTGCAGGCAGTGCGCGAGATTGAAAAAGGATATAAAGCGTGACCTTAGCAAACTACAGGTTCATCGCTGTACGCATAAACTGGGCGGACCGAGGAATTGGCCTGGCTGGTGGCTTTTCTGGTAAGCGAGCGGATATCTATATTACCGGAACTGCAAAACTAGAGAGCTGAAGTGCATTAAAATGGCTTTTGTAAGGATTTACAGATGATTGAGATTCCACCTGATCACAAGTACGCCGCGCTCGCCTTAAGAGTAAATCGTCTCGAATTTCAGTTCAGTGATCCTTTTCATCTGGATCGGGAACGACTGGTCACTCGTGAGTTGCCACTTGCTATGCCCGACCACTGGCAAAAGTGGCTCGGTACTCTTAAGGTCGACGAGTTGAGTAAAGCGAACCTATTTCTGTTCGCCCATGCACCATCGCAGACTCCAGAAATCCTCGATGGTGAGAATATACGGTTGTCAGATCTTATACACCGTCTGTACTTAGGTTTGTTGGTATCTTTTCCATATATTGATCATGGAGAAGGTACACTGATGACCGGTGTTAATCACAACGGTGAAATCGACGTTCGCAGAGTGTCACGCTACAACGCAGTCCATCCCCCTCTGGGCTGTCACGGTGCGCCGATTGATGATTCCTTTCTGGACATTACGATGCAGGTAGCTGAAGGAATTTCAACACTGGAGAGAGAAGGCGAGTACAATCGAACTTGGCGCATCATGCATGCATTATATGCAGCACTCAAAGCGGAAGAACTTGGTGTCAGAATTCACCAGTGCGTAAGGTGTATTGAGGGATTTATCTTACCGGAAATAGGGAATACAAGACGACAATTCATCAGTCGCGGCGCGCTATTTATAGGGTCGGGCCACGATGAACTTCTCGGCACTCTTTTTGACGTTCGCAGCGCTGTTGAACACTTGCATGGACCGTATAAAGCTATTTCGGCACATGATCGGATGCAAAAGGACCTACTTTTAGCAAAGCTCGGCTTCAGGGCTGAGGCAATCGCTCGAGATTGCATCCAGCGCTTGTTCACTACCGATACCTTGTGGCCTTACTTTAAAGATGACAATGCACTCGAGAAATTTTGGGCCCTCGATCCAACGCAGAGAGCGAGGATATGGGGGGCACCGATTGACTTCAAGAATAAATTCAAATACTTTAATTCAGAAACTGCGAAGATCCAACTCACACCTCGTTGAAAAGCTCTTTCTCATAAGGAAATCAACGCTCATTCCATCTCTCTATCATCTTTTATCATAAGCATCAAACGCATCACCGGTTCAGACAGTCTTTTCATGGCCTGTTAAAAATAATCGATCCTTCAGTAAAGAATGTCCCCGCCACGCAGGCGGTCATAAGGCAGGCAAGTGTTGCGGCTATGAGCGCCCTGACCCCGATTTTGCTCAGGGTATTGGTTGTAGAGGGCGCGATGGCGGATACTCCGCCGATAAATATGGCCAGGGAGGCCACATGGGCGAATCCGCAGAGTGCGTAGGCGCAGATAACCGCAGACCGGGGATCGGTGAGCAGGTGTTTTCCCATTGCGGCGGCCAGGTCCTGGTATGCCGTAAGCTCGGTTACAATGACCCGCTCTCCGATGATCTTTGAAATTGTGCCCGCATCAGAGAGGGGAACCCCCAGAATCAGGGTAATCGGATAAAAAACATATCCCATCAGCCCTTTGAGCGACCAGTCGATCCCGATTCCGAAAAAAGCGTTGATCCAGTCTCCCGCGCCGGCAAGCACCAGGTCGATGAGCGCTACAAGCCCCAGCACCGCCACAAGCAGAGCGACGATCCCCACGATGAGTTTCACCCCGGCATTGGCCCCGTTGATAACGGCCTCGAAGATGTTCGCCTCGCGGTCGTAGCTGGGATGGATATGCTGCCCCAGGGTTTCCGGGGTTTCTGTCTCCGGGACGATGATTTTTGCCATTACTATCGCCGCCGGCGCCGACAGGAAAGAGGCGGAGATGAGGTGTCCGGCGATTGTAGGAAAATAGGCTTTGAGGCTGAACACATACACCGCTAGGACATTGGAGGCCACAGTGGCCATACCCGCGGTTAGAACCAGCGCCAGTTCGGAGCGGGTCATATTCGCCAGATGAGGACGGATGGTAAGAGTGGATTCGATCCCCACGAAGATATTCGAGGAGGTGCAGAGCGATTCAGCGCCGGAAATGCGCATAAACCGGGTGAAAAGGTAGGCGAACGCCCTGATCAGACGGGGCATGATACCCAGGAAATAGAGGATGGACATGAGCGCAGAAAAGAAAATGATGGTGGGAAGAGCCTGGAACGCCAGGAAGAATCCGAGGGAGCTTTCTCCTGAGGCGTTCGAGGCTCCGGGAGGAAGAGCAAGCCTGCCGAACAGAAATTCGGCGCCGGCCGCCGCCGAACCCATGATTTTGACCACCACATCGTTTATCCAGAGGAAGACCGTTGCTCCGGGCGGGAAAACGAACACGAAAAATGCGAAGATGAATTGGAGCGCGATACCCCAGAATATGGCCCGCCGATTGAGAATCCTGCGGTTTTCTGAGAAAAGCCACGCGATTCCGAGGAGTATGAAGATGCCGGCAAAAGAGATAAGGTTATAGACGGACATGAGGCTCCGCAGTCGGTGATGGATTACTCAGCCTTGTTTCTCACGATTCTTTTTAGAGCTTCGGTTGATAATCTTGATTATTATCAGAAACACACCGATACCAAGGGTGAACAATGCCGCGACAGCGCCTATAATGTCGAAAATTGAAATATACCACATATGTTTGTCCCGGTTAAATACATGACGATATAAATAATTGGGAATGTTTTGTATGTCGTCATGTATAGATTACATTTACAGTAATCTACACGAATCCTTCATTCCTTGTCAATGGTTTTCCTCGCCCGCACAAAGCACCTCATTTTTCCTTCGGGCAGCAAACGGAACCCTGAAACAATCTCTCCATGCCTGTATGACCCACCGCAGCTCTGAGCGCTGTCCGCGCCAGGAGCCGTGTGGAGTCGAGAGTCGGGAGCGGAGAAACATCGGGGGTGATCAGGAGAGGGATTTCGGTACAGCCGAGGACCACTGCATCGCACCCCTCTTGTTTCAGGGAGGCGATGACATGGGAGAAAAAGGTACGCGAATTACCGGTAAAGAGACCGTACACAAGCTCATCGAATATGATGCGATTAATGTGCTCACGCTCTTTCTCGGGCGGTATGGTATGGAGTATGTTCGCAGCATCGAGTTTTTCACGGTATACAGGGCCTTCCATCAGATAGCGGGTACCCAGAATCCCGAGAGAGCGGTAACCGAAGGTAATCGCCTCGTTGATTACCGCGTCCGCAATGTGAATCCAGGGACGGGGGGTACTGGCGCATACTGTATTGAATGCCTGGTGAATGGTGTTGTCCGGGCAGATAAGGAAATCGGCGCCTGCACGGGTCACCTTCTCTGCCGAACTGATCATGAGCTGCGCCACTCCCTCCCAGTCGCCGTTATAGATGTGCTTCATGTATTCGCTCAGCGGATAGGTGTGCATGGTGATTTCGGGGTGGGCGTGACGGCCCAGGATATCAGCGCCCTCCCTGCATATGGCCAGATAGCAGAGAGCCGCGCCTTCAGCGGAACAGGCCACGATCCCGATATGCCGAATCATGTCTCCTCCTTGTGAAAAGATATACATGATGACAGATATTGTGTTTTATTTCAAAATAGATGCCGAATCAAGTTCGGCATGACATGTGTCATCCTGAACTCGTTGCCGCTTCGCGGGAACGATAAAACCGTTTCAGGATCTAATTCCAATAAGCATTCATAATGGCATGAATTCCATTATTTACATCACCCTGACCCTCTCCTAATTAGGAGAGGGTGGCCGAAGGCCGGGTGAGGTTTTCG
The Candidatus Latescibacter sp. genome window above contains:
- a CDS encoding type II toxin-antitoxin system RelE/ParE family toxin, producing the protein MKIYQSRSFEKKIKRIHKGEKEIVDQEIRNIANNPSIGVEKKGGLRGIFVHKFKIKTSEYLLAYRIIGEDLELIMIGPHENYYRM
- a CDS encoding nucleoside transporter C-terminal domain-containing protein; protein product: MSVYNLISFAGIFILLGIAWLFSENRRILNRRAIFWGIALQFIFAFFVFVFPPGATVFLWINDVVVKIMGSAAAGAEFLFGRLALPPGASNASGESSLGFFLAFQALPTIIFFSALMSILYFLGIMPRLIRAFAYLFTRFMRISGAESLCTSSNIFVGIESTLTIRPHLANMTRSELALVLTAGMATVASNVLAVYVFSLKAYFPTIAGHLISASFLSAPAAIVMAKIIVPETETPETLGQHIHPSYDREANIFEAVINGANAGVKLIVGIVALLVAVLGLVALIDLVLAGAGDWINAFFGIGIDWSLKGLMGYVFYPITLILGVPLSDAGTISKIIGERVIVTELTAYQDLAAAMGKHLLTDPRSAVICAYALCGFAHVASLAIFIGGVSAIAPSTTNTLSKIGVRALIAATLACLMTACVAGTFFTEGSIIFNRP
- a CDS encoding amino acid racemase encodes the protein MIRHIGIVACSAEGAALCYLAICREGADILGRHAHPEITMHTYPLSEYMKHIYNGDWEGVAQLMISSAEKVTRAGADFLICPDNTIHQAFNTVCASTPRPWIHIADAVINEAITFGYRSLGILGTRYLMEGPVYREKLDAANILHTIPPEKEREHINRIIFDELVYGLFTGNSRTFFSHVIASLKQEGCDAVVLGCTEIPLLITPDVSPLPTLDSTRLLARTALRAAVGHTGMERLFQGSVCCPKEK